The nucleotide window TGGTCTCCGGGGTGACGGGGCTTGAAGCCTATGAGGCCATTTTTGCAGCCATTGCCAGCTGGCAACGGAAGCCTTCCCTGATGGCATTCGAGTTCGGATATCGTCAGGCGGCGGCAATCAAATCCCTGGCCCAGGCCCATAGACTCGCTGGAGAAATTGGTACCCATTGCCACATTTTACAGGATCTTGGCGGTCAAAATCGCATATTGTTGCTTGAAACCTGCGCAATCTGAGCCTTTTTGCCAAACTTCTGTTGAAAGCGGCTGTTGCCCTTGGACAAAAAAACTCTATGGGCTTGAATTTGCGCTGTAAGTCGATAAGTTGATTTCACCAAGAGCAAAATCCGGCTGATTTGCTTTGCAAAGTACAGCTGGCGACGGGGTCCGGATCAGACGTGTCTGAAGCTTGTGGTTCCCGGTAGCGGATTTCAGATTTTATTCAGTCAAAGAAGCCATTCGATCGTTGAATCGATAAAGCTCGTGACTTTTCAAACAGGTTGACAACCCGGTGTCGTGGTCTGAGGGATCAGGTCAAGTCATGCGTCTGTTGGGCGCTTGCAATCAGTTTGCCTTGCTGAACCTTTTGGTCGGCCTATTTACGAGAGAAAAACAATGCGACAGAGCCAGAAAAGCAGCCGGACACGCAGTCGCGGGCGCAAGCCTTCCAATCCGCTGTCCAGATCCTATGACAGCAATGGACCGGATGTAAAAATTCGTGGCACAGCCAGTCATATCGCCGAGAAATATCAATCTCTCGCCCGGGATGCCCAGGCGTCCGGTGACATGGTGATGGCTGAAAACTACTACCAGCACGCCGAGCATTATCTGCGCATCATCGCGGCGGCTCAGCCTGCAACCCGCGAAGAGATGCGCCCGGTCAATGGCGCCGGCGAGCAGCCCGTTATCGAGCGGCCTTCACGCAAGTCTTCCATGCCAGAGATCACCGGTGACGAGTCGCAGCCAGACATCGGCGGCTTTGAAGATACTGCCGTCGAGATGGAAGTGGCCGTTTTCGATCAGCCGCAGGATGATGATGGCGATGATAGCGATCAGCCGGATATCCCGGTTGTGGCGGAAAGTGACAAGGAAGATGATGGCAAGGCTGCTCCTCGCCGTCGCCGTCGCACGACCTATCGTTCTCGCAAGAAGCCGGCTGGCGCCGACAAGGATGGGGAAGGCGCTTCTGCTGCAGCTGATCCTCAGCCGGTTATCGCTGAAGACTGAGCGCCGGCTCACTGATTTGCAGACTTTAAACCCGCCTCTTCCGGCGGGTTTTTCTTTGTCCGGCCTTGGGGCCGTCGCTCTCAGAGCACTGTCAGGGTCGCACCGGTTTGCAGTGGGCCGCTTTGCTGAGGCATCAGGTGAATGCCGCAGTCGCAATGATCATAATGGGTCATCAGCAGCTTGGGAATATTCTGGTCCCGGACGCCGGTCGCCGGATTGGCGTTGGTTGCCGCGCAGCGCTGGGTGCGCTTACGGACGGTGAAACGGAGGCCGCCAATGGTGATGTCCTTGCCGACCCACTCATGTTCTTGCCACGGCTTTGCACCTTCAATATAGAAATTGCCACGGAAGCGCAGGGGATCGAGATCGGCATCCGCCTTTTCGCTGATATCCCGGACCGAAGCCAGATTGATCAGGGTGACATCCTGGGTTTTGGAATCGGTGAAGGAGAAACCATCGGCATGCAACAGGCGCGGTATGCCGCGCAGGGGCTTGTTGCAGTAGGTGGCCAGATAATCGAGCACGCTCTGCATTGATGCCGGTTCGAACAGATTGCCGCTGGCAACCTGCTCGCCGTCTTTCGATATTGTCAGGCTGCCGGTTTCCGGTTCGAATGCTGTCTTCAGGGCTGCCAGCTCCGGCTGCTTCATCAGCATCAGAAAGTGAACCTTGGAGAGGTGGTCCGGGCTGTTCCGGTCAAAGCCGCTGTCGCCATTCTCAATGGCAAAGGCCCTGTCCCATGGCAGCGGCTTTCCTTCCAGAACCTCAACGGTGCTCAGTTTCTGGGGTGTAAATCCCTTGATCGGATAGCGATAGATTGCGTTTAGCAAGATGGTCATCGGGTCTGCTTTCGTTCGGGAAAAGCCGCAACCCCGGGGCAAGACTGGCAGGGTAGGCTGAATCGGAAATTATTTGATACTTGCCTCTTTTGTTGCGCAAATGCAACACCATATTGAGGGGGACACCTCTCTGGCTCATGCAGCAGGGAGGAGGACTGACGCGTCGACTTGCTCGCTGGAAGAGGTCAGGAGCTTGTGCGATAGTCAAATTCAATCGTGGCGTCTCGATCATGCCAATGGATGGATGATCAGGATTGCGCACAAAGGAGAGTGACAATGAATTTGGAACGCTACACAGAGCGTGCGCGCGGCTTCATGCAGTCAGCGCAGACATATGCCATCGGGCAGGGGCATCAGGCCTTTCTGCCGGAGCATATCCTCAAGGTTCTGATGGATGACAAGGAAGGCATGGCTTCCGGGCTTATTGATCGGTCTGGTGGACAATCGGCGCAGGTGCGCCTGCTGCTGGAAGATCGGCTGAAGGCGCTGCCTGCGGTTTCCGGTTCCGGCGCAGGGCAGCTCTATCTGTCGCCTGATATGGCCAAGCTGTTTGAAAAAGCCGAAGAGATCGCCAAGAAGGCTGGTGATTCCTACGTGACTGTCGAGCGCCTGCTTCTGGCCATCAGCATGTTGACGGATAGCGAGGCTGGCAAAATCCTCAGCAAGGCCGGAGTATCGCCGCAGAATCTCAATCGTGCCATCGAGGAAATCCGCAAGGGCCGGACGGCCGATTCCGCTTCGGCTGAAGACGGCTATGATGCCCTCAAGAAATATGCCCGCGATCTGACACAGGATGCGCGTGACGGCAAGCTCGATCCGGTGATCGGACGTGATGATGAAATCCGGCGGACCATTCAGGTGCTGTC belongs to uncultured Cohaesibacter sp. and includes:
- a CDS encoding DUF4167 domain-containing protein, with product MRQSQKSSRTRSRGRKPSNPLSRSYDSNGPDVKIRGTASHIAEKYQSLARDAQASGDMVMAENYYQHAEHYLRIIAAAQPATREEMRPVNGAGEQPVIERPSRKSSMPEITGDESQPDIGGFEDTAVEMEVAVFDQPQDDDGDDSDQPDIPVVAESDKEDDGKAAPRRRRRTTYRSRKKPAGADKDGEGASAAADPQPVIAED
- a CDS encoding MOSC N-terminal beta barrel domain-containing protein, which encodes MTILLNAIYRYPIKGFTPQKLSTVEVLEGKPLPWDRAFAIENGDSGFDRNSPDHLSKVHFLMLMKQPELAALKTAFEPETGSLTISKDGEQVASGNLFEPASMQSVLDYLATYCNKPLRGIPRLLHADGFSFTDSKTQDVTLINLASVRDISEKADADLDPLRFRGNFYIEGAKPWQEHEWVGKDITIGGLRFTVRKRTQRCAATNANPATGVRDQNIPKLLMTHYDHCDCGIHLMPQQSGPLQTGATLTVL